The following proteins come from a genomic window of Gynuella sunshinyii YC6258:
- a CDS encoding WecB/TagA/CpsF family glycosyltransferase: MTNESIHTLLSRDVWCILGLPFDAVTLNDAANHVRNSIETGERCFISTPNLNFAVTAQSDEAFFESVVQSDISLADGMPIVWLAKLLGIPLRERVAGSDLFSHLSEQSKSPKIKVFFFGGQPGVAAIAHEKLNQQSKGMESCGYIDPGFVSVEEMSRPDTIQVINQSNADFLVVALGAKKGQQWIQHNKHQFEVPVYSHLGAVINFVAGHVERAPGVWQKAGLEWLWRIRQEPALWRRYLGDALRLINQMTTRVLPLVVYSYWLKKSVGAELLSGKVVTEQGNPEIIRLSGAMCHPYLQPLQQALVANLHNTGSDISLDMAGVSYIDGACIAKLLLFQGFLKRYGRALIFRNTPKRVYRLLKYSGVTDRFEILSG, from the coding sequence ATGACTAATGAATCAATACACACTTTGTTAAGCCGGGATGTTTGGTGCATTCTTGGATTACCATTTGATGCTGTGACCTTAAATGACGCAGCAAATCATGTCAGAAACTCTATTGAGACTGGTGAGCGCTGTTTTATTTCTACTCCTAATCTCAACTTTGCTGTTACCGCTCAGTCAGATGAGGCGTTTTTTGAGTCGGTGGTACAGAGTGATATAAGTTTGGCCGATGGTATGCCTATTGTCTGGTTGGCGAAACTACTTGGCATTCCATTGCGGGAAAGGGTTGCCGGTTCCGATTTGTTCAGTCATCTGTCAGAGCAATCTAAATCCCCTAAAATTAAAGTGTTTTTCTTTGGCGGTCAGCCGGGTGTTGCTGCGATTGCCCATGAGAAACTTAATCAGCAGAGCAAGGGGATGGAAAGCTGTGGCTATATAGATCCCGGTTTTGTTTCTGTTGAGGAGATGAGTCGGCCTGACACGATTCAAGTCATTAATCAGTCCAATGCCGATTTTCTGGTGGTTGCTCTGGGTGCCAAAAAGGGGCAGCAATGGATACAGCACAACAAACATCAGTTTGAGGTGCCGGTATACAGCCATCTGGGTGCTGTCATTAACTTTGTTGCCGGACATGTTGAAAGAGCTCCAGGCGTCTGGCAGAAAGCTGGATTGGAGTGGCTATGGCGTATACGTCAAGAGCCAGCCCTTTGGCGTCGTTATTTGGGAGATGCTCTGCGGTTAATCAACCAGATGACCACGCGGGTACTTCCTCTGGTGGTATATAGTTATTGGTTAAAAAAGAGTGTGGGTGCTGAACTGTTGTCAGGGAAGGTAGTAACAGAGCAGGGGAATCCGGAAATTATCCGATTGTCTGGAGCAATGTGTCATCCCTATTTACAACCCTTGCAGCAAGCTCTTGTTGCCAACCTGCACAACACAGGTAGCGATATCAGTTTAGATATGGCTGGAGTAAGTTACATTGACGGTGCATGTATAGCGAAATTACTATTGTTCCAGGGCTTTCTAAAGCGATACGGAAGGGCTTTAATTTTTCGAAATACACCGAAAAGAGTATATCGGCTTTTGAAATACAGTGGAGTGACAGACCGGTTTGAAATTCTATCTGGTTAA